The nucleotide sequence GCACACCGTGCTTCAACTCACCTGCCAAGACACCTTCCGAGTGCATGTACGATATCTCCTTGATCTTTAGCGCACCTTCAAGCGCACTGGCAAACTGGTACCCTCTGcccaacaacaagagagaCTTCTGGTCCTTCAACTCGTTGCTGCACAAATCCTTCACTTGGGACTCGAGCTTCAACACCTGTTTGATCTGTTCAGGGATCAACTTGAGCCCCTGGATAATCTCCTTCCGACGCTCCAACTTGGACAACCTGTCGTCCGATAGCGATAAAGCAACCATGACTAATGCAATAAATTGGGATGTGTATGCCTTCGTAGACGCAACACCAATCTCGGGACCAGCGTTGATGTGCACACCGCAATGGGTGCCCCTCGAGATCGAAGAACCAACGCTGTTCACTATACCAAGCGTGAGAGCACCGCGCTCGAGACAGTAGTTCAACGAAAGCATCGTATCAGCGGTTTCACCACTCTGCGAAACGAAAATGCAAACATCATCTCTGAAAATGGGGGCCCTACGGTCCAAGAAATCGGACGCAAGCTCGACGCTAACGGGGATCTCGGTCAACTCTTCGAAAATTGCCCTTGCCGCTAGACACGAGTGGTACGACGTACCACACGCAATCATTATTAGCCTGCGCGCCCTTCTGATCGCTGGAAGCCTCGACGTTAGACCACCAAGCGTGACTGTGTTGGTCTCGAAATCGATTCTACCTCTCATCGTGTTCAACGTCGACTCCGGTTGCTCGTAAATCTCCTTTTGCATGAAATGCTTGTAAGGACCCTTCATGATCTGGGCCAACTCCATCTCCAAGGTCTGGATCGATCTCGTGGCCGACTCGTTCAACTTGTTCGTGGCCCTATGGATGTGCAACTCTCCGTCGTAAATGTGTGCAATGTCGTCATCTTCCAAAAATAGCACCTTCTTGGTGTGTTTCACAATCGAGGCTGCGTCACTGGACAAGAAAAACTCGATCGGCGATGGAGACCCATCCTCACTCAAGAAAGCTCTCGACTGCGACCTACGCAAAGTGCTCTCGTTGCCCGCCAAGGGAAGCAAGCTTCTCTCGGCATCGTTCAACAAGTTGCACTCGTTGTTCACAGGAACGTCGGGCATTTGCTCCGAATCTGGGAACTCAACGTCCACAAAATCaaccttcatcttcttttcagaCTTCACACCAATCAACAACGGAGAACCCTTTCTCGTAGCGATAATC is from Kluyveromyces marxianus DMKU3-1042 DNA, complete genome, chromosome 2 and encodes:
- the GFA1 gene encoding glutamine--fructose-6-phosphate transaminase (isomerizing) GFA1, yielding MCGIFGYCNFLVEKSRGEIVDTLVEGLQRLEYRGYDSTGIAIDGDDEDETLIFKQIGKVSALQKEIEKHNPNRDVHFVTHCGIAHTRWATHGEPKQVNCHPHRSDVTCQFVVVHNGIITNYRDLRQLLTNKGYKFESDTDTECIAKLFMHIYQTNLKNGHDPDFHELTKQVLQELEGSYGLLCKSTHYPNEIIATRKGSPLLIGVKSEKKMKVDFVDVEFPDSEQMPDVPVNNECNLLNDAERSLLPLAGNESTLRRSQSRAFLSEDGSPSPIEFFLSSDAASIVKHTKKVLFLEDDDIAHIYDGELHIHRATNKLNESATRSIQTLEMELAQIMKGPYKHFMQKEIYEQPESTLNTMRGRIDFETNTVTLGGLTSRLPAIRRARRLIMIACGTSYHSCLAARAIFEELTEIPVSVELASDFLDRRAPIFRDDVCIFVSQSGETADTMLSLNYCLERGALTLGIVNSVGSSISRGTHCGVHINAGPEIGVASTKAYTSQFIALVMVALSLSDDRLSKLERRKEIIQGLKLIPEQIKQVLKLESQVKDLCSNELKDQKSLLLLGRGYQFASALEGALKIKEISYMHSEGVLAGELKHGVLALVDENLPIIAFGTRDSLFPKVLSSIEQVTARKGHPIIICNENDEVWEAKKKNSNGSLVTLEVPRTVDCLQGLLNIIPLQLTSYWLAVNNGIDVDFPRNLAKSVTVE